Proteins from one Globicephala melas chromosome 21, mGloMel1.2, whole genome shotgun sequence genomic window:
- the THAP1 gene encoding THAP domain-containing protein 1 isoform X1, whose translation MKSCVSRTAAAWAVAGYRAWGRALSEGTRPTALGAASSGRCRGRSPRRDGLLLRRKPQNGMIVIVRCLHGAIFIQPNSVFTSFTTLRKCGRNLRLFPLTRPSLCKKWEAAVRRKNFKPTKYSSICSEHFTPDCFKRECNNKLLKEDAVPTIFLCTEPHDKKEDLPEPQEQLPRPPSTPPVSQVDAAIGLLMPPLQTPDNLSVFCDHNYTVEDTMHQRKRIHQLEQQVEKLRKKLKTAQQRCRRQERQLEKLKEVVHFQKEKDDVSERGYVILPNDYFEIVEVPA comes from the exons ATGAAGAGCTGTGTTTCGCGCACAGCGGCAGCGTGGGCAGTAGCAGGGTATCGTGCGTGGGGAAGAGCACTCTCGGAGGGAACGCGGCCCACCGCCCTCGGGGCTGCTTCATCCGGGAGGTGCCGCGGCCGGAGTCCGAGGAGGGACGGTCTTCTCTTGAGAAGAAAACCGCAGAACGGAATGATAGTGATCGTTCGATGTCTGCACGGTGCCATTTTCATTCAGCCAAATTCAGTGTTCACAAGTTTTACTACGTTAAGAAAATGTGGCCGTAACTTACGACT GTTTCCTCTTACTCGACCCAGTCTTTGTAAAAAATGGGAGGCAGCTGTCAGAAGGAAAAACTTTAAGCCCACCAAGTACAGCAGCATTTGCTCAGAACACTTTACTCCGGACTGCTTTAAGAGGGAGTGCAACAACAAGTTACTGAAAGAGGATGCTGTCCCCACAATATTTCTTTGTACTGAACCACATGACAAG AAGGAAGATCTTCCAGAGCCCCAAGAACAGCTTCCCCGACCTCCTTCAACACCCCCGGTTTCCCAGGTTGATGCTGCTATCGGGTTACTCATGCCTCCTCTTCAGACCCCTGATAACCTCTCCGTTTTCTGTGACCACAACTACACTGTGGAGGACACCATGCACCAGAGGAAGAGGATTCACCAGCTCGAACAGCAAGTAGAGAAGCTCAGAAAGAAGCTCAAGACCGCACAGCAGCGGTGCAGAAGACAGGAGCGGCAGCTGGAGAAGCTAAAGGAGGTCGTGCActtccagaaggagaaagacgACGTCTCCGAGAGGGGTTATGTGATTCTACCAAATGACTATTTTGAAATAGTTGAAGTCCCAGCATGA
- the THAP1 gene encoding THAP domain-containing protein 1 isoform X3 → MVQSCSAYGCKNRYDKDKPVSFHKRKIFQSPKNSFPDLLQHPRFPRLMLLSGYSCLLFRPLITSPFSVTTTTLWRTPCTRGRGFTSSNSK, encoded by the exons ATGGTGCAGTCCTGTTCCGCCTACGGCTGCAAGAACCGATACGACAAGGATAAGCCCGTTTCTTTCCACAA AAGGAAGATCTTCCAGAGCCCCAAGAACAGCTTCCCCGACCTCCTTCAACACCCCCGGTTTCCCAGGTTGATGCTGCTATCGGGTTACTCATGCCTCCTCTTCAGACCCCTGATAACCTCTCCGTTTTCTGTGACCACAACTACACTGTGGAGGACACCATGCACCAGAGGAAGAGGATTCACCAGCTCGAACAGCAAGTAG
- the THAP1 gene encoding THAP domain-containing protein 1 isoform X2, whose translation MVQSCSAYGCKNRYDKDKPVSFHKFPLTRPSLCKKWEAAVRRKNFKPTKYSSICSEHFTPDCFKRECNNKLLKEDAVPTIFLCTEPHDKKEDLPEPQEQLPRPPSTPPVSQVDAAIGLLMPPLQTPDNLSVFCDHNYTVEDTMHQRKRIHQLEQQVEKLRKKLKTAQQRCRRQERQLEKLKEVVHFQKEKDDVSERGYVILPNDYFEIVEVPA comes from the exons ATGGTGCAGTCCTGTTCCGCCTACGGCTGCAAGAACCGATACGACAAGGATAAGCCCGTTTCTTTCCACAA GTTTCCTCTTACTCGACCCAGTCTTTGTAAAAAATGGGAGGCAGCTGTCAGAAGGAAAAACTTTAAGCCCACCAAGTACAGCAGCATTTGCTCAGAACACTTTACTCCGGACTGCTTTAAGAGGGAGTGCAACAACAAGTTACTGAAAGAGGATGCTGTCCCCACAATATTTCTTTGTACTGAACCACATGACAAG AAGGAAGATCTTCCAGAGCCCCAAGAACAGCTTCCCCGACCTCCTTCAACACCCCCGGTTTCCCAGGTTGATGCTGCTATCGGGTTACTCATGCCTCCTCTTCAGACCCCTGATAACCTCTCCGTTTTCTGTGACCACAACTACACTGTGGAGGACACCATGCACCAGAGGAAGAGGATTCACCAGCTCGAACAGCAAGTAGAGAAGCTCAGAAAGAAGCTCAAGACCGCACAGCAGCGGTGCAGAAGACAGGAGCGGCAGCTGGAGAAGCTAAAGGAGGTCGTGCActtccagaaggagaaagacgACGTCTCCGAGAGGGGTTATGTGATTCTACCAAATGACTATTTTGAAATAGTTGAAGTCCCAGCATGA